GcacaattataatattaaaataaataaaaatttttttttagataaataaattttttttaatatcatacttACAACCACATCATAGCCTCTCTGGCTGCGTAAACCCATCTCCTTTAGCATAAAACCTATCGGGAagggagcgccatctgtgcggCGATTGACAAATGCCACAGCATATGAATAGTCACTatgaaaagcgaaataaaaatttataattattatatttataagtaataatttattgggtatgggaataagtttaaaaaggtattaaatatttttatttttctcttaataaatttatgtatatttttgctGCCATAACATACCCGGCAGCGTTTCTTGGCGCAATTGGACGCGTCCAAACTTCAACGTTTTTTTGTATAAGCACGCGGCGACCCTGAATACCTAACGGATCCTGATTTACAGCAATTACCTCACTGCAAAgtaagaaacagcataaaaatttagaacaaaaactttaaaaattaaccATCAAACTTACCGATTTTGCAAAATCGCTTTAATTTCAGGACGCACAACGGCCAAATCGTTTGACATGATCAGCGGTGCTGCCAATATGGCCCATACCGCCATTTGCAATTTGCTTTGATCGTAACTGAGACCATAATTGCCAAGAATCAACTGCGtgataaacaaaccaaaaattcaaaattcaaacacaaaaaCCCAGAATTagcagtaaaaataaattgcgCAAATATTACAGTTATTCTTATTACACACCATATCCGGATCATTCCAATGACCAGGTCCACCATGTGGTTGTATGCGGTTTTGGTTTTTCGAAAAGTAATCCATAATCTTAGCAACCGATTCAAAGGAATCGTCAATGTCATCGTAGTTGCGCCACAAATTGCAGTGCTCCTTGAGAGCCTCGTAGTCGGGCTTGAATGAAAGAGcgcattgaaaaaatgtattaccacttaaaaaattaaatatcatataaatacgagtaaatatagaaatttatgctTCAAATGTATGCCACATTGCAACTTACAATTTTGCCTTCGTATTCTTGGTAGACTGGCCAACTGCACGAATACACCATTGGGCGTCCAGTTTTGTTTAGCAACCGACCAAATTCCGGATAGCCTGCATCCATAGTGGATGTGTCTGCGTAGCAACCATCCAATTTTACATAATCCACATCCCAATCGGCGAAGGTCTGCGCATCTAATGCCATGTGATTGATAACACCTGGATAGCcggcgcatgtgtgtgtgccatAATCCTGATATAAACCGAATTTCAAGCCGGCACCGTGTATCTGTGTGTaggtaaaaattgtattttgtataaaagcaattttatatatgtatttgtgcataTTAAGAAATTATCAATTTTACATAATCAGCCAAATGATTGAGTCCACTGGGGAAGCGATATCTATCGGCTACTAATTTATTTGTGGCATTATCGCGATTCTTCTCCAACCAGCAATCATCAATGATGAGATACTCATAACCGGCAGCAGCATAGCCTTCTGACACCAGCAAGTCGGTGGTGCGTTTGAAGAGATTCTCACTTGAAAATGACAAtagaaaagagcaaaaaaaaataaattatattagaaaaatatggtaaaaaaaataacaaatacaaaaaaaaaattgaattgaattttgaataaaataaggcgtcttaaatgaaaaataaataaaaatggactCATTTTAAACTACaactaaactaaattaaattagatgaaacaaaaaaagtatgataacataatttcaaaacaaaaaaaagctcaaaatatattttgaaccaATTCATCGATAGACTTGAGGTAATGATTGTCAAGCGTATATCCTGCCGCAATGATCCAGATTTTCATGTCGCTAATGGAAGTTACTTCAATagcattttctaaaaatgtattgctaattttttatgctattataACAACAACAGATACTATAATATATTCTTATAGAAGAGTCGTGAATTTAGCGCTTTGAGAGATGCCCTACTAATTGTCTTCCAATTGCTGGCGGCATATGTGtactttcatacatacatacgagtatgtccatatttattgtacttaattagaaattcatttagtaattacaattatttatcataatttaaatatcatatatggtacatacatatctacttgTTGTCAATATTTTCTAGTGAATTGAAGCATGCAATGTAAATTTACGaactgcaaatatttatttttaaactttggaAGCGCCTTCCttatgcgagaggtggaacatagagagaacaggtctgcaacgagctattggggtatttacacctgaagaaattatcgagaaaatgatgatagacgaagaaaaatgaaatgccgtcgcaaatttcgtggtgaatattatccgaaaaaagatacgt
The sequence above is drawn from the Anastrepha obliqua isolate idAnaObli1 chromosome 4, idAnaObli1_1.0, whole genome shotgun sequence genome and encodes:
- the LOC129246425 gene encoding alpha-N-acetylgalactosaminidase yields the protein MLLNILFLLLASYQATQALENGLARTPPMGWMHWERFRCITDCQKYPNECISENLFKRTTDLLVSEGYAAAGYEYLIIDDCWLEKNRDNATNKLVADRYRFPSGLNHLADYIHGAGLKFGLYQDYGTHTCAGYPGVINHMALDAQTFADWDVDYVKLDGCYADTSTMDAGYPEFGRLLNKTGRPMVYSCSWPVYQEYEGKIPDYEALKEHCNLWRNYDDIDDSFESVAKIMDYFSKNQNRIQPHGGPGHWNDPDMLILGNYGLSYDQSKLQMAVWAILAAPLIMSNDLAVVRPEIKAILQNREVIAVNQDPLGIQGRRVLIQKNVEVWTRPIAPRNAAGDYSYAVAFVNRRTDGAPFPIGFMLKEMGLRSQRGYDVVDLFDKTQKLGLFKQLDTFETRIIPNGVNFFKFTVLN